A genomic window from Sphingobacterium spiritivorum includes:
- a CDS encoding MFS transporter yields MNQIKAGKFRWTICILLFFATTINYLDRQVLSLTWKDFIAPEFHWTNNDYGTITALFSIFYAVSMLFAGRFVDWMDTKKGFLWAIGIWSFGAILHAFCGIATSGIVAGEWLVGFHGAKEAISKINDVGLIINVSVTLFIFARFLLAVGEAGNFPAAIKATAEYFPKKDRALSTSIFNAGATIGALAAPITIPVIAAKWGWEMSFIIIGASGFVWMGFWTFIYKKPEVHPKVNAAELAYIQQDSLADTAAGVVEVKKVSFKDCFKHKQTWAFAFGKFMTDGVWWFYLFWMPAYLSEVYHIKSSDGEGQLAIFVLYAITLLSIYGGYLPTILVEKKGMNPYEGRMKAMLIFAFFPLLVLFAQPLGHFSYWFPVILVGIGGAAHQSWSANIFSTVGDMFPKAAIATITGIGGLAGGVGSFFINKISGWLFDHAEQTHMQFLGFQGAEAGYFIIFSFCAIAYLIAWVVMKALVPKMKIVNF; encoded by the coding sequence ATGAACCAAATAAAAGCAGGCAAGTTTCGCTGGACAATATGTATCCTGTTGTTTTTTGCTACTACGATCAATTATTTAGACAGACAGGTACTGTCCCTGACCTGGAAAGACTTTATAGCTCCTGAATTTCACTGGACCAATAACGACTACGGTACTATTACCGCTTTATTTTCTATTTTCTATGCCGTGAGTATGCTGTTTGCAGGACGGTTTGTAGATTGGATGGATACAAAAAAAGGATTTTTATGGGCCATTGGGATATGGTCTTTCGGAGCCATACTGCATGCTTTTTGTGGTATTGCTACTTCAGGAATAGTGGCAGGAGAATGGCTTGTCGGATTTCACGGTGCAAAAGAAGCTATTTCGAAAATCAACGATGTCGGCCTGATCATTAATGTCAGTGTAACCCTGTTTATCTTTGCCCGGTTCTTACTTGCAGTAGGTGAAGCCGGCAATTTTCCCGCAGCCATTAAAGCGACTGCAGAATATTTTCCGAAAAAAGACAGAGCTTTATCCACCAGTATCTTTAATGCCGGAGCGACTATAGGAGCACTGGCAGCTCCGATTACGATACCTGTTATCGCTGCAAAATGGGGATGGGAAATGTCATTTATTATTATCGGGGCTTCAGGTTTTGTGTGGATGGGCTTCTGGACGTTTATTTATAAAAAACCCGAAGTACACCCTAAAGTCAATGCTGCGGAATTGGCCTATATACAACAAGATAGTCTTGCTGATACTGCAGCAGGTGTAGTAGAAGTAAAGAAAGTATCCTTTAAAGATTGCTTCAAACACAAGCAAACCTGGGCTTTTGCCTTTGGAAAATTTATGACTGACGGTGTATGGTGGTTTTATCTGTTCTGGATGCCAGCCTATCTCAGTGAAGTCTACCACATCAAATCCTCTGACGGAGAAGGGCAATTAGCGATCTTCGTGCTCTATGCTATTACATTATTATCCATCTATGGCGGATACCTGCCAACAATATTAGTAGAGAAAAAAGGCATGAACCCATACGAAGGGCGTATGAAAGCCATGCTCATTTTCGCTTTCTTCCCGCTACTGGTTTTATTTGCTCAGCCATTAGGACATTTCTCCTATTGGTTTCCCGTGATTCTTGTGGGGATTGGAGGTGCTGCACACCAATCCTGGTCGGCGAATATTTTTTCTACGGTAGGAGACATGTTTCCGAAAGCAGCTATTGCTACCATTACCGGAATAGGAGGACTCGCAGGAGGGGTAGGATCATTTTTTATCAACAAAATTTCAGGATGGCTATTTGATCATGCTGAACAAACACATATGCAATTCCTGGGTTTTCAGGGTGCTGAAGCAGGATATTTCATCATATTTTCTTTTTGTGCCATAGCCTATCTTATTGCATGGGTAGTGATGAAGGCTTTGGTTCCTAAAATGAAAATCGTAAATTTCTAG
- a CDS encoding rhamnogalacturonan acetylesterase: MNYCTLKRGLSLLVMIAVIIGLYAFTDKEPVTLYIIGDSTAANKTAKTYPETGWGMKLQELFNEHAVIVDNRALNGRSTASFKHDYNTKSHTVVNHWRLVLEKIKPGDYVFIEFGHNDEKIHKPTVGTSLEKFKANLTEYVEETRQKGAIPVLLTPIERRNWINGKLVETHGGYPDITREVAKQLNVPLIDMQIKTNSLLSRLGEEGSVSLFNHLPPGHENYPKGIQDNTHLSPKGAEQLAKLVVDGIQELNLTLATALR, encoded by the coding sequence ATGAATTATTGTACACTCAAAAGAGGATTATCGCTCCTTGTTATGATCGCTGTGATCATCGGTTTGTATGCTTTTACTGATAAGGAACCTGTTACACTCTACATTATCGGAGATTCTACAGCTGCAAATAAGACGGCTAAAACTTACCCTGAAACCGGATGGGGGATGAAACTTCAGGAGCTGTTTAATGAGCATGCGGTGATTGTCGACAACAGGGCTTTGAATGGTCGCAGCACAGCTTCCTTTAAGCATGATTACAATACCAAATCCCATACGGTGGTCAATCATTGGAGGCTGGTACTGGAAAAGATAAAACCCGGAGATTATGTATTTATCGAATTCGGGCACAATGATGAAAAAATTCATAAACCTACTGTAGGTACTTCTCTGGAAAAGTTTAAGGCCAACCTTACAGAGTATGTGGAAGAAACGCGTCAGAAGGGGGCTATTCCTGTGCTGTTGACTCCTATAGAACGCCGAAACTGGATAAACGGCAAGCTGGTTGAGACGCATGGCGGTTACCCTGATATCACTCGTGAGGTGGCAAAACAGTTAAATGTACCCTTAATTGATATGCAGATTAAAACAAATAGCTTACTTTCCCGTTTAGGAGAGGAAGGATCTGTTTCCTTATTCAATCATCTGCCTCCGGGACACGAGAATTACCCAAAGGGTATTCAGGACAATACGCACTTATCACCCAAAGGAGCAGAGCAACTTGCGAAGCTGGTAGTTGATGGCATTCAGGAATTAAATCTTACGCTTGCAACTGCACTTCGGTAG
- a CDS encoding RagB/SusD family nutrient uptake outer membrane protein: MKKTFYKIAFAAVLGTSLVSCNKLLDAPVQSAMDESVIFSSPVLAEGAVAGILQSFGETNSYRGRYLVYYGINTDNEVGNSLKNTTDEKSLLANYQTNANNTQMNTDNNAWAKFYEAIERANLAIRGLRAYGNIENNAQLAQILGEVLVLRAVVYNDLVKGWGDVPARFEPLTSANTYVPRSDRDIIYKQILADLKEAENYLPWPNGNTKTQSVEKVNKAFAKGLRARIALAAGGYAQHADGVRLSRDPDLERTKMYQIAKEECLDVINSGTLRLLGFEEVFRTLCQETNLAGKESMWEIPFSEGRGRVLFDLGVKHTTTDKYTMQNKGGTNGPNPIMWYEYDKDDVRRAVSVVPYEWTNGKQVPTNLNKWYFGKYRYEWMKRVVTSTNDDGLNWMYMRYSDVVLMAAEAVNELDGPQAAATYLKMIRDRAFPTHPEKVTAYMSAATVSKEAFFNAIVDERSLEFTGEMLRKGDLIRWNLLSAKLNEAKQKLQLLENRQGRYAGYPKNVYYKTLADGESVGIYGLEAGDTDAIGATYGTSKTWKLAADNDQVAYWDAMFLRDPNLQQFWPIWQFFIEASNGQLTNSGYNF, encoded by the coding sequence CATTTTATAAAATAGCATTTGCAGCAGTATTGGGGACTTCTCTGGTCTCTTGTAATAAACTTCTGGATGCACCTGTACAGTCAGCGATGGATGAGTCTGTTATTTTTTCTTCACCTGTACTGGCAGAAGGTGCAGTAGCAGGAATCCTGCAGTCATTCGGAGAGACAAATTCATATCGTGGGCGTTACCTTGTTTATTACGGTATCAATACCGATAATGAAGTGGGAAATTCACTGAAAAATACGACTGATGAAAAAAGTCTGTTAGCCAATTATCAGACGAATGCAAATAATACCCAGATGAATACAGATAATAATGCCTGGGCTAAATTTTACGAAGCTATTGAACGTGCTAATCTGGCTATCCGGGGATTGCGTGCATACGGAAATATTGAAAATAATGCACAATTGGCTCAGATTCTTGGGGAAGTGCTGGTCTTGCGTGCTGTGGTTTACAACGATCTTGTAAAGGGATGGGGAGATGTACCGGCACGATTTGAGCCTTTAACATCTGCCAATACATATGTTCCGAGAAGTGACAGGGATATTATTTACAAACAAATACTGGCCGATCTCAAAGAGGCCGAAAATTATCTTCCATGGCCTAACGGCAATACAAAGACACAGTCTGTAGAGAAGGTCAATAAGGCATTTGCAAAGGGATTGCGCGCACGTATAGCGCTGGCTGCCGGTGGATATGCACAGCATGCTGACGGGGTGCGCCTGAGCCGTGATCCGGATCTGGAACGCACAAAGATGTATCAGATAGCGAAAGAAGAATGTCTGGATGTGATCAATAGCGGCACATTGAGACTTTTAGGTTTTGAGGAAGTGTTCAGAACGCTATGTCAGGAAACGAATCTGGCGGGTAAAGAGTCTATGTGGGAGATCCCGTTCTCTGAAGGTCGCGGGCGTGTATTGTTTGATCTGGGTGTAAAACATACGACTACTGATAAATATACTATGCAGAATAAAGGCGGTACCAATGGTCCGAATCCGATTATGTGGTATGAGTATGATAAGGATGATGTTAGACGTGCTGTATCTGTGGTGCCCTACGAGTGGACCAATGGTAAACAGGTACCTACCAATCTGAATAAGTGGTATTTTGGAAAGTACCGTTATGAATGGATGAAGCGCGTAGTAACTTCTACCAATGATGACGGACTCAACTGGATGTATATGCGGTATTCAGATGTAGTACTCATGGCTGCAGAAGCTGTAAATGAACTGGATGGTCCGCAGGCTGCTGCTACATATCTCAAAATGATCCGGGATCGTGCTTTCCCTACACATCCGGAAAAAGTAACGGCATATATGTCTGCTGCAACGGTGAGTAAAGAAGCTTTTTTTAATGCTATTGTTGACGAGCGCTCCTTAGAGTTTACAGGAGAGATGCTGAGAAAGGGAGACCTGATTCGCTGGAACCTGCTCTCTGCCAAGCTTAATGAAGCCAAGCAAAAGCTGCAACTACTGGAAAACCGTCAGGGCAGATATGCAGGCTATCCTAAGAATGTATACTATAAGACATTGGCAGATGGTGAATCTGTCGGGATCTATGGTCTGGAAGCCGGAGATACTGATGCAATAGGAGCTACATACGGCACATCTAAAACATGGAAGCTGGCTGCTGATAATGATCAGGTCGCTTACTGGGACGCGATGTTCCTTCGGGATCCGAATCTGCAGCAGTTCTGGCCTATATGGCAGTTCTTTATTGAGGCCAGTAACGGACAACTGACGAATAGTGGTTACAATTTCTAA
- the uxaC gene encoding glucuronate isomerase — MKSFLDQNFLLHSKTAQDLYHNFAKNQPIIDYHNHLIPEQIANNASFENISQVWLNGDHYKWRAMRTNGVNEKYITGNASDEEKFRKWAETVPSTMRNPLYHWTHLELQRYFGITDLLSAKTADKIYAETAARLQTTEYSVRGLLKKMNVEVVCTTDDPTDSLNYHQQFAGEKESFKMLPAFRPDKAMNSDDIEALNAYINKLESVSDRSISTLQDYLDALKKRHDFFADNGCSVSDHGLEQIYAEDYTEQEIADIFAKIRARQTISYQENLKFKSAMLIYFAEWDHEKGWVQQYHLGALRNNNSRMLSILGPDTGWDSIGDFSQARALSKFLNKLDTQDKLAKTIIYNLNPADNELIATMIGNFNDGSVAGKIQFGSAWWFLDQKDGMTKQMNALSNMGLLSRLVGMLTDSRSFLSFPRHEYFRRLLCDLFGQDVENGELPNDMEEIGKIIADISYFNAKNYFKF; from the coding sequence ATGAAAAGCTTTCTAGACCAAAACTTTCTTTTACATTCAAAGACCGCTCAAGACTTATATCATAATTTTGCTAAGAATCAACCCATCATTGATTATCATAATCACCTGATACCTGAACAGATTGCCAACAATGCATCTTTTGAAAATATCAGCCAGGTCTGGCTGAACGGAGACCACTACAAGTGGCGGGCTATGCGTACCAACGGGGTCAATGAAAAATATATAACCGGTAATGCATCTGATGAAGAGAAATTCAGAAAATGGGCAGAAACGGTTCCTTCGACCATGCGCAATCCGCTGTATCACTGGACTCATCTGGAATTGCAAAGATATTTTGGCATCACAGATTTGCTATCTGCAAAGACAGCAGATAAAATCTATGCAGAGACTGCAGCCAGATTACAGACAACAGAATACTCAGTAAGAGGATTACTGAAGAAAATGAATGTAGAAGTCGTCTGTACAACAGACGATCCGACTGACAGCTTAAACTATCACCAACAATTCGCCGGAGAAAAAGAGTCTTTCAAAATGTTACCTGCATTTCGTCCCGACAAAGCGATGAATAGTGATGACATAGAGGCGCTGAATGCATATATCAATAAACTGGAATCTGTATCTGACCGCTCCATATCCACTCTACAGGACTATCTGGATGCCTTAAAAAAACGTCATGATTTCTTCGCAGACAACGGATGTTCTGTTTCAGATCACGGATTGGAGCAGATCTATGCAGAAGACTATACAGAACAGGAAATCGCAGACATCTTCGCTAAGATCAGAGCCCGTCAGACTATCTCCTATCAGGAAAATCTGAAATTTAAATCGGCCATGCTGATCTATTTTGCAGAATGGGATCATGAAAAAGGCTGGGTACAGCAGTATCATCTGGGCGCGCTGCGTAATAATAACAGCCGTATGCTCAGCATACTCGGTCCGGATACCGGATGGGATTCTATCGGTGATTTCAGTCAGGCAAGAGCCCTGTCCAAATTCTTAAACAAACTGGATACGCAGGATAAATTAGCAAAGACAATTATCTATAACCTCAATCCTGCTGATAATGAGCTGATCGCTACTATGATCGGCAATTTCAATGACGGGTCTGTAGCCGGTAAGATCCAGTTTGGATCAGCCTGGTGGTTTCTGGATCAGAAAGACGGGATGACCAAACAAATGAATGCCCTATCCAATATGGGACTGTTGAGTCGCCTGGTAGGGATGTTGACAGATTCACGCAGCTTCCTTTCCTTTCCGCGTCATGAATATTTCAGAAGATTATTATGTGATCTTTTTGGACAGGATGTAGAAAACGGAGAATTGCCAAATGATATGGAAGAAATCGGAAAGATCATCGCTGATATTTCTTATTTCAATGCCAAAAACTACTTTAAGTTCTAA
- a CDS encoding beta/alpha barrel domain-containing protein yields MSNKRQIVLDAILQQGMLPLFYQDSEEGTIALVRVLYKAGIRVFEYTNRGEFALNNFKKLIAVRDQELPGLYIGIGTITNAGQAEDFVTAGADFLVAPTINPDVAAVAKKNELLWIPGCMTPTEISLAQQHQAALIKIFPANILGPEFISSIRDLFRGQLFMPTGGVELHIDNLRKWFKSGVCAVGMGSKLISQQVMEKGLYDELYDNTVLALKLVQESKY; encoded by the coding sequence ATGAGTAATAAAAGACAAATAGTACTGGATGCTATTCTTCAGCAAGGTATGCTTCCCCTGTTTTATCAGGATAGCGAAGAAGGTACAATCGCATTGGTGCGTGTACTGTACAAAGCCGGAATACGTGTCTTTGAATATACCAACAGAGGAGAATTCGCCTTAAACAATTTCAAAAAACTGATCGCTGTACGTGATCAGGAACTTCCGGGGTTGTACATAGGAATAGGTACGATCACGAATGCCGGCCAGGCAGAAGATTTTGTGACTGCAGGAGCAGATTTCCTGGTAGCACCTACCATCAATCCGGATGTAGCAGCTGTCGCAAAGAAAAATGAGCTCTTATGGATTCCGGGCTGTATGACACCCACCGAGATTAGTCTTGCACAACAGCATCAGGCAGCACTTATCAAGATATTTCCGGCCAACATACTGGGTCCGGAATTTATTTCTTCTATCAGAGATCTCTTCCGGGGACAGCTATTTATGCCTACAGGAGGAGTCGAACTTCATATCGACAATCTTCGTAAATGGTTTAAGTCAGGGGTATGTGCCGTAGGCATGGGGAGCAAACTGATCAGCCAGCAAGTCATGGAAAAAGGATTGTACGACGAATTATATGATAATACGGTATTAGCACTGAAGCTTGTACAAGAAAGTAAATATTAA
- a CDS encoding NADP-dependent glyceraldehyde-3-phosphate dehydrogenase, whose translation MSLNLEDIFLQEEDIPDEYALHEQIDQREYLSNGEMKAWNGPVNEVFSPICVKTKDGLQRKRIGSFPVCTEKESQEALDAAVAAYDNGRGQWPTMSVADRITCVENFTHKMIEQKDIVVKLIMWEIGKSYTDSVKEFDRTVEYIYATIDALKDIDRQSSGFTIEQGIIAQIRRSPLGVVLCMGPFNYPLNETFTTLIPALIMGNTLLFKPPKHGTLLHYPLLEAFRSSFPQGVVNTIYGRGNNIVPGLMQSGKINVLTLIGSSRVADELKKLHPKVNRLRAILGLDAKNAAIITKDADLDLAVSETLLGSLSFNGQRCTAIKIVYVHRSLAQEFLKRLSVEVAKLKYGMPWEKGVALTPLPEVGKPAYLEACITDAIANGAKVVNEHGGETLESFVYPAIVYPVNHAMKLYREEQFGPIIPVVPFDDLEEPIEYLIGSPHGQQVSIFSNNASVVSSLIDPLVNQVSRVNINCQCQRGPDVFPFTGRKDSAEGTLSVVDALRSFSIRSLVATKFTDSNKKLFNEIVSENESNFLSTKYIF comes from the coding sequence ATGTCCTTAAACCTAGAAGACATATTCCTTCAGGAGGAAGATATTCCTGACGAGTATGCACTGCATGAGCAGATTGACCAACGTGAATATCTCTCCAACGGAGAGATGAAAGCCTGGAATGGCCCTGTCAACGAAGTCTTTTCACCCATCTGTGTCAAGACCAAAGATGGCTTGCAGCGAAAGCGTATTGGTAGTTTTCCGGTATGTACGGAAAAAGAATCTCAGGAAGCACTGGATGCTGCTGTAGCCGCATATGACAACGGCAGAGGTCAATGGCCGACAATGAGTGTTGCTGACCGGATCACCTGTGTAGAAAACTTTACACATAAGATGATCGAGCAGAAAGATATCGTCGTCAAACTGATCATGTGGGAAATCGGTAAATCGTATACCGATTCCGTAAAAGAATTTGACCGCACGGTAGAATATATCTATGCTACGATAGATGCGTTAAAAGATATAGATCGCCAGTCATCGGGCTTCACGATCGAACAGGGGATTATCGCACAGATACGTCGCTCACCACTGGGAGTGGTGCTTTGTATGGGGCCATTCAACTACCCGTTGAATGAAACCTTCACGACGCTGATTCCTGCACTTATCATGGGCAATACCTTACTCTTCAAACCACCTAAGCATGGTACACTTTTGCACTATCCTTTACTGGAAGCATTCCGTTCCAGTTTTCCGCAAGGAGTAGTCAATACCATCTATGGACGTGGTAATAATATTGTTCCGGGGTTAATGCAGTCCGGCAAGATCAATGTACTGACACTCATAGGATCCAGTCGTGTAGCGGATGAACTGAAAAAGCTGCACCCTAAAGTAAACCGTCTGCGAGCTATTCTGGGACTTGATGCTAAGAATGCGGCGATCATTACCAAAGATGCGGATCTCGATCTTGCTGTATCCGAGACTTTATTAGGCTCTCTGTCATTCAACGGACAGCGTTGTACAGCGATCAAGATCGTATATGTACATCGTAGCCTTGCCCAGGAGTTCCTCAAAAGACTCTCTGTAGAAGTAGCCAAATTAAAATACGGTATGCCTTGGGAAAAAGGGGTTGCCCTTACTCCTCTTCCGGAAGTTGGTAAACCGGCATATCTGGAAGCCTGTATCACAGATGCGATTGCCAATGGAGCCAAAGTTGTCAATGAGCACGGTGGGGAGACCCTGGAGTCATTTGTATATCCGGCGATTGTATATCCGGTAAACCATGCCATGAAGCTGTATCGTGAAGAACAGTTCGGTCCTATTATTCCTGTAGTCCCTTTCGATGATCTGGAAGAACCTATAGAATATCTGATCGGCTCACCTCATGGTCAGCAGGTATCTATATTCAGCAACAATGCTTCTGTGGTATCATCACTTATAGATCCATTGGTCAATCAGGTGAGCCGTGTCAATATCAACTGCCAGTGTCAGCGCGGACCGGACGTCTTTCCGTTCACAGGACGAAAAGACAGTGCCGAAGGAACACTGTCTGTAGTGGATGCACTTCGCTCCTTCTCTATCCGCTCATTAGTAGCCACCAAATTCACCGATAGCAACAAAAAGCTATTCAATGAAATTGTGAGTGAAAATGAATCTAATTTCCTAAGCACGAAGTATATCTTCTAA
- a CDS encoding sugar kinase, which yields MIDQDFQGAGKGKVLSFGELLLRICPDGNGMWLAENKLPFYIGGAELNVATALALWDVPSSYLTAVPDHAIAHDIVNSVSGIGVDMDPVLFSGDRFGIYYLPKGKDLKNASVIYDRANSSYAELKTGDIDWNKAFEGISWFHFSAICPAISQEIADICLQAVKAASEKGITVSLDLNYRSKLWKYGKEPLEILPELAPYCTLIMGNVWAANKMLGTALHNSLTENSEYERDILLEQATETSKEIIAAYPHCKAVANTFRFDYGQGIRYYTTLFTQGELTVSREYISTQILDKVGSGDCFMAGLIYGFYHQLPAKETLAFATAAAYDKLFIPSDATTSSVADVLKMKTENE from the coding sequence ATGATTGATCAAGATTTTCAGGGAGCAGGAAAAGGTAAAGTATTAAGTTTTGGCGAACTGCTGCTACGTATCTGTCCGGATGGAAATGGAATGTGGCTGGCCGAAAACAAACTTCCGTTTTACATCGGAGGTGCAGAACTGAACGTTGCTACAGCTTTAGCGTTGTGGGACGTTCCGTCTTCCTATCTGACAGCAGTTCCCGATCATGCAATAGCACATGATATTGTCAATTCTGTATCCGGTATAGGTGTCGATATGGATCCTGTATTATTTTCAGGAGACCGTTTTGGGATCTATTATCTTCCGAAAGGAAAAGACCTGAAAAATGCAAGTGTAATATATGACAGAGCCAATTCGTCTTACGCAGAATTAAAAACCGGTGACATTGACTGGAATAAAGCTTTTGAAGGCATTTCCTGGTTTCATTTCAGCGCTATCTGTCCGGCCATCAGTCAGGAAATCGCCGATATATGTCTTCAGGCAGTAAAGGCAGCCTCAGAAAAAGGAATTACAGTTTCGTTAGATCTGAATTACCGAAGCAAACTGTGGAAATATGGAAAAGAACCTCTGGAAATATTACCGGAGCTGGCACCCTATTGTACACTTATAATGGGAAACGTATGGGCTGCAAATAAAATGCTGGGTACAGCACTACATAATTCTCTGACTGAAAACAGTGAATACGAAAGAGACATATTACTGGAACAGGCAACCGAAACATCAAAAGAAATTATCGCTGCTTATCCCCATTGTAAAGCCGTAGCCAATACTTTCAGATTCGATTACGGACAAGGTATACGCTATTATACCACCCTCTTTACACAAGGAGAACTGACCGTTTCGCGCGAATATATCTCAACACAGATATTGGATAAAGTGGGAAGCGGGGACTGTTTTATGGCAGGCCTTATCTATGGATTTTACCATCAGCTACCAGCAAAAGAAACATTGGCTTTTGCGACTGCAGCAGCCTATGACAAACTTTTTATCCCAAGTGATGCGACTACCAGCAGTGTGGCAGATGTACTAAAAATGAAAACAGAAAATGAGTAA
- a CDS encoding DUF5123 domain-containing protein, with product MKVHLKKYAIYGLLGISLSLSGCSKEALDVIKTLNTDQSFSPVGLTAILDGKTSIVLTWTKAINVEAYTVELSESANFEGTPFKTIENIKISELPYTISGLSGDTEYYIRVKGTMTGKEDSKWVMTTLKTASEQIFNPVDLSTITAKSVVLSWPAAAAVTSISLSPGNIQRSLTADEIAKGSALIEGLIPETSYSAILLNGTKTRGTAIFKTGIDIGDAILVTSVAELTAGIASAKGGETFALTGGNYDFVGATGVSLALSKPVAIVAARVSEKPVLNNVGFTLSAGAALKFQNVIVDGGNNLNNAITVGNGVYGEIIVEGSEIRNYKAGVIIMNTSGTSSSTVAALKINNNIFRNYGNSGEFIDFRTGFPLSISFTNNTVYGVADREFIRIDAAGTNVYPAGGVGISVSNNTLVGLANASSRRFFYVRIPAANHSISFTKNIVTGTVGLLANQSQTNITTLSGNNYFNATSLQVTASGTVKVDANGTSLDPGFANAANGDFTISNNTLKGNGIGDPRWIR from the coding sequence ATGAAAGTACATTTAAAAAAATACGCTATATACGGGCTGTTAGGAATTTCCCTCTCTTTATCGGGTTGTTCCAAAGAGGCTCTGGATGTGATCAAAACACTGAATACGGATCAGTCTTTTTCACCTGTAGGTTTAACGGCTATTCTGGATGGTAAGACTTCTATCGTATTGACGTGGACAAAAGCGATCAATGTAGAGGCTTATACGGTTGAATTGTCTGAAAGTGCGAATTTCGAAGGAACTCCTTTTAAGACCATTGAAAATATTAAGATCAGCGAATTGCCATACACTATTTCGGGTCTGTCCGGAGATACGGAATATTATATTCGTGTTAAGGGGACTATGACCGGTAAGGAAGATTCAAAGTGGGTAATGACAACCTTAAAGACTGCATCTGAGCAGATCTTTAATCCGGTAGACCTGTCCACTATTACAGCTAAGTCTGTGGTATTGAGCTGGCCTGCAGCTGCTGCGGTTACCAGTATAAGTCTTTCTCCCGGCAACATTCAGCGGAGCCTTACAGCTGATGAGATAGCGAAAGGTTCGGCATTGATTGAAGGCCTGATCCCGGAGACGAGCTATAGTGCGATATTATTGAATGGAACAAAAACAAGAGGTACTGCGATCTTTAAAACAGGGATAGATATAGGAGATGCTATTCTGGTAACTTCCGTGGCAGAATTAACAGCTGGTATTGCATCTGCCAAAGGAGGAGAAACTTTTGCGCTGACGGGAGGTAACTATGATTTTGTCGGAGCTACGGGTGTATCACTGGCATTATCCAAGCCTGTAGCTATTGTGGCTGCACGTGTATCGGAAAAACCTGTATTGAATAATGTCGGATTTACGTTGTCCGCAGGGGCAGCGTTGAAATTTCAAAATGTAATTGTTGACGGAGGTAATAATCTGAATAATGCAATCACTGTCGGAAACGGAGTGTATGGGGAGATCATTGTCGAAGGCAGCGAGATACGGAATTATAAAGCAGGAGTCATCATTATGAATACCTCAGGAACTTCATCCAGTACTGTTGCAGCATTGAAGATCAATAACAATATCTTCCGTAATTATGGAAACAGTGGCGAGTTTATTGATTTTCGTACAGGCTTTCCGTTAAGTATCTCTTTTACGAATAATACAGTTTATGGGGTTGCCGACCGGGAGTTTATTCGTATAGATGCGGCGGGTACTAATGTATATCCGGCCGGAGGAGTTGGTATTTCTGTGAGTAACAATACTTTGGTCGGGCTGGCCAATGCATCCAGCAGGAGATTTTTCTATGTACGTATTCCGGCAGCAAATCACAGTATTTCATTTACTAAGAATATAGTAACGGGTACGGTAGGTTTATTAGCCAATCAATCGCAGACTAATATTACGACATTGAGTGGAAATAACTACTTCAATGCTACGAGTCTGCAGGTTACCGCATCCGGGACTGTTAAAGTAGATGCTAATGGTACAAGCCTGGATCCGGGATTTGCAAATGCTGCAAATGGTGATTTTACAATCAGTAACAATACACTCAAGGGAAATGGGATAGGAGATCCGCGCTGGATCAGATAG